The Rhizobium viscosum genomic sequence TGTCCGCCATTCCTCTTTCGACGATCGACACGGCCGAGGAGCCGCCGGTCAACCTGTGGCGCGATGCCTGGCATCGCCTGAAGCGCAACAAGCTTGCGATCTTCGGCCTGATCGTGATTGTGATACTTGCCTTCACGGCAATCTTCGGCCCATATCTGACGCCCTACGATTACCTCAGCCAGGATCTCGCCTCGCGCAATGCGGTGCCGTCGCTCGCGCATTTCTTCGGTACTGACGACCTCGGCCGCGACGTCTTCAGCCGCATCGTGTTCGGGACGCGCACGGCCTTCCTCGTCGCCGTTATCGTCACTTTTATCGCCGTCGTGATCGGACTGCTGCTCGGCGCCGTCGCCGGCTTCTTCGGCAATCCCTATGACCGGGCCATCATGTGGCTGACCGATGTGACGATGTCGGTGCCGAACCTGCTTCTCGTTGTCGTCATCAATGCATCGCTGAAGACGCCGATCACCAGGTGGATGGAGGCGCAGTATCTCGCGACCCTGAACCCCTTCTACCGCCAGACGGTCTGGGTGGATTTCATCCTGGTCTTCGGCTCGATGGCGCTGATCTCCTGGCCGCCCTATGCGCGCCTCGTGCGCGCCCAGGTGCTGTCGATCCGCAATCGTCCCTACGTCATGGCGGCACAGGCGCTCGGCCTTTCCAACTGGATCGTCATCCTGCGCTATATCGTGCCGAATGCACTCGGGCCGCTGATCGTTTCCGTCAGCGCCGGCCTCGGCACGGCAATGGTGCTGGAAAGCGCCTTCAGCTTCCTCGGCGTCGGTGTCAATCCGCCCACGCCCAGCTGGGGCAACATGATCTCGGACGGTTTGCGCGTCTGGCAGCATTATCCGCATCTCCTCGCCGCTCCGGCGGCCGTGCTCGGTCTTGCCTCGGTGGCCTTCAGCTTCCTCGGCGACGGCCTCAACGACGCACTCAATCCGCGGGGCAGCAAATGATGAATGCAACGAGCAACGAACGCCTGCTGGACGTGAAGGATCTCACTATCGAGATCGATACGCGCCGCGGCCCCGCCGTCGTCGTCGACGGCATCGACCTCTACGTCAACAAGGGCGAGACGCTCGGCGTCGTCGGTGAATCCGGCTGCGGCAAGAGCCTGACGATGCTGAGCCTGATGCGGCTCCTGCCGAACAAGATCAAGGTGACGAAGGGCACGGCCAAGTTTGACGGCCGCGACCTTCAGAAGATGTCGAACGGCGAGTTGCGCAAGGTGCGCGGCGGCGATGTCGGCTTCGTCTTCCAGGATCCGATGACCTCGCTCAATCCGGTCATGCGCATCGGCGACCAGATCTGCGAGCCGCTGATCTATCATCGCAAGATGTCGAAGGCGGATGCCAGAGCGCGCGCCGTCGAGCTTCTGCGCCTTGTCGGCATTCCCGGCCCGGAAGAGCGGCTGATGGCCTATCCGCACGAGCTTTCCGGCGGCATGCGCCAGCGCGTGATGATCGCGATCGGCCTTGCCTGCAATCCGAAGCTCCTGATCGCCGATGAGCCGACGACCGCGCTCGACGTGACGATCCAGGCCCAGATCGTCGATCTGGTGAAGGATCTGCGCGCCAAGCTCGGCATGTCCGTCGTCTGGATCACCCACGACCTTGCGCTGATTGCGGGTCTCGTCGATCGCGTCGCCGTGCTCTATGCCGGCACGGTCGTGGAAGATGCGCCGGTGGACGAGCTCTATGCTCGTCCCAGCCATCCCTATACGCGCGGCCTCTTGTCCTCGATCCCGAAGCTTTCGGATGCGCCCGCAAGCCGCCTGTCCTCGATCGGCGGCACCCCACCCGAGCCTGGCCGTCGCCCTAAAGGATGCCCCTTTGCACCGCGGTGCCCGCTGGCGGAAGCCGTCTGTCATGAGCGTGTACCGCGGCTTGAGCCGATTTCCGGCAACAGCGCGCATCGCGCCGCCTGTTTCGTCGTTCAGAGAATACAGGAGGCTGCGTGATGGGTGCTCAACCGCTCTTGAAGGTCGAAAACCTCGTCAAGCATTTCCACGTCAAGCTCGGCGCTTTCGGCGAGCGCTCGGCGACCGTCTATGCGCTCGACAATGTCAATCTCGAGATCATGGAAGGCGAGACGCTGAGCCTCGTCGGTGAATCCGGCTGCGGCAAGTCGACGACCGGCTTCACCATTCTCAATCTCTACAAGGCGACCAGCGGCAAGGTGGTCTACGAGGGCCAGGATCTTGCGACGCTGGATGAAAAGCAGATGCGGCCCTTCCGCCGCGACCTGCAGATCGTCTTCCAGGATCCCTATTCGACGCTGAACCCGCGCATGACCGTGGGCGAGGCGATCGGCGAGCCGATTCTCTTCCACAAGCTTGCCACCAAAGCCGAGCTGAAGGACAAGATCGCGGCGCTGCTGACGGATGTCGGCCTGCCGACACGTTTTGCGCAGCGCTATCCGCATGAGCTCTCGGGCGGTCAGCGCCAGCGTGTCGTCATAGCGCGTGCGCTTGCCTGCCAGCCGAAATTCATCGTCTGCGACGAGGCCATTTCTGCGCTCGACGTGTCGATCCAGGCGCAGATCATCAACCTGCTGCTCGACCTGCAGGAAAAATATGGCCTGACCTATCTCTTCATCGCTCATGACCTGGCTGTCGTGCGCCACATCAGTACACGCGTCGGCGTCATGTATCTCGGCCGCCTGGCCGAGCTTGCCACGCGCGAAGAGCTCTTCGACAATCCGCTGCATCCCTATACGAAGGCGCTGCTTTCGGCCGTGCCGGAGACCGATCCGGAACTCGAGCGCAGCCGCAAGCGCCAGATCCTGCAGGGCGATGTGCCGAGCCCGCTGAACCCGCCGACAGGCTGCCGTTTCCACACGCGCTGCCCGATCGCCATGGAGGTTTGCAGCAAGGTCGTTCCGGAATGGAAGGAAGCGAAGCCCGGCCATCTCGTTGCCTGCCATGCCGTCAATCCGGGGCAGACTTCATGACGCTGAAAGTCGCCATCATTGCCGACGATCTGACCGGCTCGCTTGATACGGGCACACCCTTTGTAGAGGCCGGGTTGTCAGTCGCCGTGGCGATCGATGTCGAAGCGGTTGGCAAGGTGCTGGAAACCGGCGCCGAAGTCGTTGTGGTCAATACTGCCTCGCGCAGCCTGCCGGAAGAGGAAGCGGCCGCGCGCGTGCGGGTCGTCGCCGAGGCCCTGCGCGCTGCCGGGCCGGCCGTCTTTATGAAGAAAATCGACTCCCGGCTGAAGGGCAATGTCGCGGCTGAAAGCATTGCGCTGGCCGACGTGCTGGGTCTCAAGACTATCCTCATGGCGCCCGCCATTCCCGATCAGGAGCGGATCACTTATCGCGGATGCATGGTCGGGCGCGGTGTGGAGCATCCGTTGCCGATCGCCGACCTCTTTGCCGGATTTGGCCGTGACGTGATGGTTGCGGATGCCGAAGACGATGCCGATCTCGATATTGTCGCCATGGAGAATGACTGGCTTTCCACCCTTGCCGTCGGGGCTCGTGGTCTGGGTTCGGCCCTGGCGCGCCGGCTCGGCGGACCTGCGCGGCTGATGCCGGAATTTCTCGCGACACGAAAGACGCTCTTCGCCTTCGGGTCCCGTGATCCGATCACGGCTGGGCAGATGGATCGTCTCGAAGCATCGGGTGCGCTGCGCATCGTCGTCGATGCGCCGATGGGTGCGGTCGAAAGCGGTGAGGGGCTGGCGCTGCCGGCGCTGATGCGCTGCACGGGCGAGATGAACAGCAATGCCGCGCTCGTTGCCGCTCGCTTTGCGCAGGGCGTGAAATCGGTCATAGATGATACGAGCCCGGATATGATCATGGTGGGCGGGGGCGATACCGCGCTTGCCGTTTTCCGTGAACTGGGCGTTTCGGTCCTGTTGCCGAAGGGTGAAATCGAGGCCGGTATTCCGTGGTTCGACGTCACCGGCGCCAACGGGCGGCAATTTCGTTGCGCGGTCAAGTCGGGGGGCTTCGGCAATTCCGATAGTTTGCTAAGACTGATCGTTCGGAATCAGGCGGCTTGAGCGGATGCCAGCAGGGAGAATGAGAGTGGATGAAGCGAATGGCGGATCGGTGAATCCGGAAGCTGCGCCGGCAGCCCGGCCGGGCAGGGCCGTGAAGCTGGTCGACCGTGTCTTCGATCAGCTGATGGAGCGTATCCGCGCCGGTAACTATCCGCCGGATTCACGCCTTCCGGGCGAACATGAACTTGCCTCTCTGCTGGGCGTCTCGCGCCCCATCGTGCGCGATGCGCTGGCGCGCCTGCGTGAGCAGGGGATCGTCTATGCAAGGCAGGGGGCCGGTACCTTCGTCAGCGCGCATGGCTCGCCGACAGCGCAACTTGCTTATTCGCCGGTCAAGACGATTGCCGACATCCAGCGTTGCTACGAATTCCGCCTGACGATCGAACCGGCGGCCGCCTATTTTGCCGCCAAGCGCCGCGACGATGCCGCGATCCAGAAGATTGCCGCAGCCCTTGCGGATCTGCGCGAAGCAACAAGCCATCAGTTGCACCGGGTGGATGCAGACTTCGTCTTCCACCGAGCTGTTACCGAAGCTGCCAACAATCACTATTACACGGCATCCATGGATGCGCTGAAAGCGCATATCGCCGTCGGCATGCATCTGCACGGGCTGTCGCTGCTCGGACCGCGGCCGGGCCTTGAGCAGGTTTATCAGGAACATAACGAAATCTACAAAGCGATTGCCGAGGGCAGAGCAGAGGATGCCCGCGATCTGATGCGGGCCCATCTCGAAGGTTCGAGGGATCGTTTGTTCGAAGGTCGTGTGCTCGACCTTTCCTTCTGATAAGGCGCGGCTGCTTATTTCTCGAACAAGGCACTTTCCGCCGCGAAGATCCTGGTGATGTATTCGGCAACAGTGCGGATCGGCAGATCCTTGCGATGTTGGCGTCGGGTAAGAAGCCAGGCTTCGCGCGGCGGCGGAACTGGCTCCAACGTGCAGAGACTGAGATCTCTTTCCGTGCGGCCGAGATAATGAGGCAAGAGCGCCAGACCGGCGCCCGCCCTGGCTGCCATTGCCTGGGATACCTGATTGTTGGCACGGAAGGATATCCGGGAGTGCGGGAAATGGCGGGCCAACCACATCGCCTCAGGCACATAGGTGTTTACCTCGTCAAAGCTGATGAAGACCGGCTCTGTGCCATTCTCGACCTGTCTGCAGATCTCCTGTGTTCCGTAATAGCCGTAACCGATCGTCGCGAGTTGTTTGGCGATGAGATCTCCGTCCTGCGGTTTTCCCAGGCGAATGGCGATATCGGCCTCGTGGCGTTCGAGGCTGATGGTGCGCAGGTCGGTTGCGAGATCAATGTCGAGGCCGGGAAATTGCGTTGTTATCTTCGCCAGGCGGGGGATGAGAAAACCCTGCGAGAGTGCGGGTGAGGCATTGATGCGCACGAGGCCCTTCGGCGAGTCATCCTTCCAGCCGCGCCCGAGTGTCTGGACCGAGGCTTCCATGTCGCTTGCGGCTGTCAGCGCGCGCGTTCCGGCTGGGGTCAGCACATAGCCGTCCGGGCGGCGCTCGACCAGTTTTTCGCCGAGCGTTTCCTCCAGGGAATGAAGCCTCCTGGCAATCGTTGCATGATTGACGCGCAGCGTGCGGGCGGCAGCCGACAGGCTGCCGTGCCGTCCGAGCGCGAGAAAAACCCTGATGTCCTGCCAGTCCGGCTCTGTGCGTTTTTTATCAGCCATTGGCAAAGAATAGCGAATTTTTCGCAGAAGGGAACGGGACTAGATAGGAGGCGACCTCGAAACAGAAAGGGTTGCCGACATGAGTTCTTCCACTCTCAATCTTACGCTGATCGGCGGGCCGACCGTGCTGATCGAATACGGCGCGCTCCGGCTTCTCACCGATCCGACATTCGACCCGCCGGGCCTCTACAGGGAGAAGCCCGTGCGCTTCGAAAAGACTTCCGGACCGGCTTTGTCGGTCGAAGAGATCGGCCGGCTGGACGCCGTCCTGCTCAGCCATGACCAGCATCTCGATAATCTCGACAGCGCCGGTCGGGCGATGCTGCCGACAGTTGGCACCACCTACACGACCAAAGCCGGTGCGGAACGGCTCGGTGGCAATGTGCTTGGCCTTGCTCCGTTCGAGACCGTTACGCTGGAAGGTGCTGACGGCGAGAGGCTACTGGTTACGGCAACGCCGGCCCGTCATGGCCCTGTCGGCATCGAGCCGATTTCAGGCGATGTCGTCGGCTTTGCGCTTGGCCGCGAAAAGCCGGGTGACCTTCTCTACGTGACCGGTGACACAGTCTGGTACGAGGGTACGGCCGAGGTCGCGCGGCTCTTTTCTCCCAAAGTGGTGCTGCTGTTTACGGGTGCTGCCGAGCCCCGTGGCCGCTTCCACATGACGATGGGCAGCGAGGACGCTCTGGAGGCGGCACATGCCTTCCCGAACGCGCTGCTCGTACCCGCGCACAACGAGGGCTGGGTGCATTTCCGTGAAAATCAAGACCAGCTCGCACACACCTTCTCGGTCTTCAACCTCCAGGAGCGCCTGAAGCTCTTCGAAAAAGGCAAACCGCTCGTCGTCGACCTGAAGGCCTGATC encodes the following:
- a CDS encoding ABC transporter permease encodes the protein MSAIPLSTIDTAEEPPVNLWRDAWHRLKRNKLAIFGLIVIVILAFTAIFGPYLTPYDYLSQDLASRNAVPSLAHFFGTDDLGRDVFSRIVFGTRTAFLVAVIVTFIAVVIGLLLGAVAGFFGNPYDRAIMWLTDVTMSVPNLLLVVVINASLKTPITRWMEAQYLATLNPFYRQTVWVDFILVFGSMALISWPPYARLVRAQVLSIRNRPYVMAAQALGLSNWIVILRYIVPNALGPLIVSVSAGLGTAMVLESAFSFLGVGVNPPTPSWGNMISDGLRVWQHYPHLLAAPAAVLGLASVAFSFLGDGLNDALNPRGSK
- a CDS encoding ABC transporter ATP-binding protein; translation: MNATSNERLLDVKDLTIEIDTRRGPAVVVDGIDLYVNKGETLGVVGESGCGKSLTMLSLMRLLPNKIKVTKGTAKFDGRDLQKMSNGELRKVRGGDVGFVFQDPMTSLNPVMRIGDQICEPLIYHRKMSKADARARAVELLRLVGIPGPEERLMAYPHELSGGMRQRVMIAIGLACNPKLLIADEPTTALDVTIQAQIVDLVKDLRAKLGMSVVWITHDLALIAGLVDRVAVLYAGTVVEDAPVDELYARPSHPYTRGLLSSIPKLSDAPASRLSSIGGTPPEPGRRPKGCPFAPRCPLAEAVCHERVPRLEPISGNSAHRAACFVVQRIQEAA
- a CDS encoding ABC transporter ATP-binding protein is translated as MGAQPLLKVENLVKHFHVKLGAFGERSATVYALDNVNLEIMEGETLSLVGESGCGKSTTGFTILNLYKATSGKVVYEGQDLATLDEKQMRPFRRDLQIVFQDPYSTLNPRMTVGEAIGEPILFHKLATKAELKDKIAALLTDVGLPTRFAQRYPHELSGGQRQRVVIARALACQPKFIVCDEAISALDVSIQAQIINLLLDLQEKYGLTYLFIAHDLAVVRHISTRVGVMYLGRLAELATREELFDNPLHPYTKALLSAVPETDPELERSRKRQILQGDVPSPLNPPTGCRFHTRCPIAMEVCSKVVPEWKEAKPGHLVACHAVNPGQTS
- a CDS encoding four-carbon acid sugar kinase family protein, with protein sequence MTLKVAIIADDLTGSLDTGTPFVEAGLSVAVAIDVEAVGKVLETGAEVVVVNTASRSLPEEEAAARVRVVAEALRAAGPAVFMKKIDSRLKGNVAAESIALADVLGLKTILMAPAIPDQERITYRGCMVGRGVEHPLPIADLFAGFGRDVMVADAEDDADLDIVAMENDWLSTLAVGARGLGSALARRLGGPARLMPEFLATRKTLFAFGSRDPITAGQMDRLEASGALRIVVDAPMGAVESGEGLALPALMRCTGEMNSNAALVAARFAQGVKSVIDDTSPDMIMVGGGDTALAVFRELGVSVLLPKGEIEAGIPWFDVTGANGRQFRCAVKSGGFGNSDSLLRLIVRNQAA
- a CDS encoding FadR/GntR family transcriptional regulator, with the protein product MDEANGGSVNPEAAPAARPGRAVKLVDRVFDQLMERIRAGNYPPDSRLPGEHELASLLGVSRPIVRDALARLREQGIVYARQGAGTFVSAHGSPTAQLAYSPVKTIADIQRCYEFRLTIEPAAAYFAAKRRDDAAIQKIAAALADLREATSHQLHRVDADFVFHRAVTEAANNHYYTASMDALKAHIAVGMHLHGLSLLGPRPGLEQVYQEHNEIYKAIAEGRAEDARDLMRAHLEGSRDRLFEGRVLDLSF
- a CDS encoding LysR family transcriptional regulator, with protein sequence MADKKRTEPDWQDIRVFLALGRHGSLSAAARTLRVNHATIARRLHSLEETLGEKLVERRPDGYVLTPAGTRALTAASDMEASVQTLGRGWKDDSPKGLVRINASPALSQGFLIPRLAKITTQFPGLDIDLATDLRTISLERHEADIAIRLGKPQDGDLIAKQLATIGYGYYGTQEICRQVENGTEPVFISFDEVNTYVPEAMWLARHFPHSRISFRANNQVSQAMAARAGAGLALLPHYLGRTERDLSLCTLEPVPPPREAWLLTRRQHRKDLPIRTVAEYITRIFAAESALFEK
- a CDS encoding MBL fold metallo-hydrolase, encoding MSSSTLNLTLIGGPTVLIEYGALRLLTDPTFDPPGLYREKPVRFEKTSGPALSVEEIGRLDAVLLSHDQHLDNLDSAGRAMLPTVGTTYTTKAGAERLGGNVLGLAPFETVTLEGADGERLLVTATPARHGPVGIEPISGDVVGFALGREKPGDLLYVTGDTVWYEGTAEVARLFSPKVVLLFTGAAEPRGRFHMTMGSEDALEAAHAFPNALLVPAHNEGWVHFRENQDQLAHTFSVFNLQERLKLFEKGKPLVVDLKA